The DNA segment CATTGTGGAGCTCGACCTTGGCGAGGAGGATTTGCTCTTCGAGTCAGCTCAGCTCTGATTCAAGGATCATCGTACATGATCCTCTGAACCTCCTCACCTAGCCTTTGACAATCATTGGTGACATGCCCATACTCTTGATGAAAATCGCAAAACTTGTTAGACGGTGGTAACCGCGGGCCTTTCTCAGCATTTCGGGGCCTCACAAGTGCTAGTCTAtcctcacatacttgcattgccTTCTCCAGGCTTACTGAGAGTGGTACGTAGGGGTAGGGTCCCTTAACCCTGTTCAACTCTTCTACAACCCTTTTCCTTCCTCCTTCTGTCTTCCCCTCTGCCTTTGTTCCCAACTTGTTACTTGGTTTACTTTCAGAAGTTCCTTCCTGTCTCCTTTGCCTCTGTGCATCCTCCAAGTTCACATACTTCTCAGCTCGGTTAAGGAGTTCATCATAAGTCAAAGGAGGCTTCTTGACCAAGGATTTGAAAAACTCTCCTCCCCTCATCCCTTGAGTGAAAGAGTTAACCACTGTATCAGCAGTAGCAGCAGGTACTTCCAGAGCTGCTATATTGAAATGCTGAATATACTCCCTCAATGGTTCCACCTCAGATTGCTTCAGATTAAACAAGCTGAGGGCTCGCATACTGGTGTAAAAAGTCCGAACTGAAATCATTGAAATTCCGGATGCTACCAGGCTGTACGAGGTTGAACCATTGTTGAGCTGACCTCACCAGAGTAGTGAGGAAAACCCGACACttaattgcatctgagtatctGTGCAACAGAGCTGCATTTTCAAATCTTCCCAAATGCTCCTTCGGATCTGAGCTCCCATCATATTCCCCTAAAGTAGGCTGCTTAAAATTTGCAAGGAGTTCTTCATCTAGAATAGCCCGAGCAAAAGGGCTTTCTCTCTGTATAGGCCCTGGCCGACCTCCGACTTGCCGACCCAGTCTCCTGATCTCTTCCCACACCGCATCCATTGGATTCGGCTGACCTAcgggtggaggtggaggtggtggTGGATTCTGATTCATGGCCGCTTGCACCGTTTGAGTGATGAACTGGCTGAGCTGATCTACAGTCATGTCCGCCACATTCCCTCTTCCCCTTCCTCTTTCTCTTCCTGCCATATCTACGCCTTAGCTTGAACTTCCCAcggacggcgccaattgatatacctcaataaagtgatctccTTGGATGAGCTGAAGAAATTCCTCCAAATAAAAGATGAACTGGTACTGACCTGAAATCACGAACAAGAGTGTTAAGGGGGGCCGGAAGGTACTCCGGCGTAttccctccgacgctcaagtcagatgctaggatagcgaaatatagagagtggtgtgtgcGCACAAGTGAAAATTAGGATCCAAATAATGAAAgtgaacctggtatttataggagagagcTCCGCATTTAGCGCTTACCTTTCTTATCAAGAACCCGAGAATCCCGGAATCACGATCTTGAATATGTAGGCTGAGATCTCGCCCACATCCTGAAACACTGATCCTAACATCCTAGCTGGCTCACCAAGGTTGCCGAGCAAATCTACGAAGCGAACTCCCTACTGACATTAgggctgagctgagctcccaaaTTCCCGAGCGGAGCTCCCGACCTGAACTGAAAAATATGGTGGGGGAGCtcggccgagctcccgagctgagttCCCGATCCGAGCTGGGAATTATGGTGAGGGAGCtaggccgagctcccgagctcccgacccgagctgatAATTATAAGGgtggagcttggccgagcttcCAAGCTCCCGAGACCGAGCTCCCTACCCGAATTGGTCATTATAAGGgtggagcttggccgagcttcCAAGCTCCCGAGACCGAGCTCCCTACCCGAACTGGTTTTAGTCGATTAGAGATGTTCTTTTTACCTTAGGGTCATCTATGAGCTGAAGTGATTTATTTCCCGGATATCACGTATTGACATTTCCTATGAAATAGTATCGtccgaaaaaatattttaaaaaaaataccaaCTAATTCAGTAGCTCAAACACAATACTACGTTCATGGTGAGAACAGAAGAGAGGTCAACTCTTTGGACAACTCACAAAATCAACCCATCTGTCAAAGAAATCTTCGAAAATGGgtcaaatataatattataattcgTTTAATAATAATATCTCATGCTCCATTCCCATCATCATTATTTGattgtaatttattttatattattataatttatatatatgtgaaCTAAACGAGTAGCATATGCCGTAAAATCACACGTCTATGTTTTGTATTGTATTTAACGCGTACCCACGTCTCATGCTTTAATTTCTTAAGCCATATTTTATTATTCACACCAGCGGTCGACTAAATATTGAAATGCGTgcataattattatatataaatttaaataaacattaTTCCATGATTTCCTCTCctcaaaataattatttctCACGTAACGCCAACTCATACAAATAATGTTTTCTCCATGTCAGTTATATAATGTTGTACATTCAAAGGgtaaaatgaaaattaaaaatagtttataaacacttgtaatgaaatacttttattcgATTAAAgatttttgtaaagaaaaacgaataaaaataattattataattaatgatTCATTGTACAATCGTCATCCCAATACTTGGATTCGAGACGTGACAAATATTATGAGTTATATAGTATATTTTACTCAACGTATTTATATGGTTGCTATATCGACGATGGATAGCTGAGAACGCAAGAGGGACCGCCACCTCTGAAGTtacaaataattttaattttgaattcgcctttccaaataaaataaaatttatttgaaaataattatttgagaTTAAATCTAACCAATTAAGTAATTAAATTGTtccataaattataaataaattttggtttaAGTATCAATATAatactaattaattaatacaGAAATCAGTTACATATATAATCTACGTACCATCTATATTCATCCAattcaattatttaaaaaaGCATAACGTTTAAGGATCGAGTTTGCGGTCAAACTacatttattttgaattaagtTGACAAGAAAATTTCCAAACAAAATTAATGGAGAGTTTTGATAAGTCTTTTTGGTATGAACAGatcttaaattttttatttttatttttaaaatacaattggtttttaaataaatgaaaagCTATCAGAGTTGTATATTTTTCAGTTGGTGTTTAATTCTCAAGTAATTTGacgttatattattatatatatatattttttatgattgGTAAAATTCGCATCGACCACCTTCAATACATACTAGAAAATGAAAAACAAGTTATCGTTGTTTTATTTATGGATAGGTTTTTCATTCATAAAATGAGTTAAATAAACTTTTGACGTGAAAAAAGAGTGTATGCTTATTTTACTGTTGGTTGATTGATCGTTACTTCTGACATGTAGATAACTTattagttatttaaaataataattcttaGGTAAAATAATAGGCCAAATTGGATCCGTCAACGGTGTaaggatttttatatattaaataaaaatacaaaaatttatGCATACGCTGGGTTTTCTTCTGTCTCCATGACTTATCTACGCCACGTACTTTGATTACACCATAGTAAAGCCAAAAATAAAAGAATCACAAATAGTCATGTTTTCACACTTCTCCCCTAGCTATATAAATCCCTCCAATTCTCTGTTTTGTTCCTCACAAATTAAAAACTTAATTTTCTCTTTTTCTTGGAAAATATTCacaatatttgaatatataattagcaagaagaaaagaaaaagaaaagagtgAGATCGAAAAATGGAGTCCCAATACAAAAATAGCAACAATGGAGGAATAGAGAGCGGCGGCGCAAATACGACATACGGCAGAGGAAGCGAAGTGGCGGTGGCTAACAAGAAGAGCTTCAGAGGTTGGGACTTTGTTCTGCGGGTTCTTGCGCTCGCTCTCTGCCTCGCGGCGGCGGTGGTTCTCGGCGTTAACAAGCAGAACACGACGGTGCCGGTGTCTTTGGTCCCCACGCTGCCGCCGGTCAATGTTCCCGTCACCGCTAAATTCCACTACTTGTCCGCCTTTacgtaagtatatatatatatatatatatgacttcCATCGATACATTATTTTtgcaaatcatatatatatactacCCAATGGATAActaattttcaattttgatttttttctttttttttttttaggaaataTTGGTTTCAAAAAATACATTGATTCGACTAATTTTTCTCGAATGAgaattcaaaattatatataaaatcaagtgaaatattatatatgtcTTAAAATCTGAGTTTATATTCTATGATTTGGTAGAATAATttaattagatttttttaaCCAAGAATTAATAGATTtgaattcaattataaattatatatatcgaGACATATTCTAATTAAAGTTgattatgattatatttaagggGAACGAAATACATTCTAACTTATCAACGGTCATCATAATCTCAAACTTTAGAGAATTTATAATCACATGCACGTATTCGcataaatattttcttgaaACGATAAATACTTTTAGTACCTAGCTtatgtaaattatttaaattataatgtaaaattaatattaagttttttttagaGAAATACTATAAACTTCTTTTATatcatatataatttttgagttatatatatgaataattaGTGTAGAGAACTATGCAAAAAAATTTGTGATCTCGTAGACGTTGAAGTTTGATTTCCTTGctaaattgaaaataatattttgtcaAATAAGTTTAATTATTGTGTGTGAAATCTGATACGTTGATACGAACTATCTAGCTATCAGCTTTTTTAAGCATCAATTTGTACAAAATTATTCACTCTCCATAGAGTTTTAACTTCTAACTACTATTCGACCAACCAACCACCTGTGTCTACAATTGCACTATTAAATGTGGTAACACACAACTTgcttattatttgatttattaatgtCAACCTgggatatatatatttgaaataattattattgtttaacataaataaaaagaaaaattttagaCTTGGCGAGTAGCTAGCTAGCtttaatattgtttaaatgtaatTTCAAAACTTGCAATTTGTGCCTATTACTTCTTAAATTATCCCCTATTTTTATGATGTAGTATTTATAATTTTGTGACATGTGTCATGGTCCTCACACCCATTAATCTCTACTTAGCTTTAGAAAACTATATAGTATAATCGTGTCATGTTAAAACAATTTACTGCCTACCCCCATTAATTTTCATTTATATAGTTTGactaatatatttgaaattttcgtACCATTCGAGATACTTTGACTTGGTGTAAAGTAGAGAGGGGGACAGAGAGGCAAAGCATTGTGTGGAATGTGGATGCCCATCTTCCATTAATTACCtattctcacttttatgaactTTTTTTGTCGCAAATAATTGGGTCTCGAATACGAgattttatgttaaatttgagATCTAAGTGTCAGGTAAACTATAAAATATGCACGATAAAAAATTTATGGTCGAAATTGCCCCAAGTCATTGAAATATTTTCCCCTTTTCTAGGTACCTTGTGGTAGCAAATGCTATAGCATGTGCATATGCTGCCGTTTCATTGCTCCTGGCATTGGCAAATAAGGGTGGGAAGAAGGGTATTTCCCTTGTTATCATGATTCTTGACCTAGCAATGGTGGCACTACTTTTCTCCGCCATCGGAGCCTCGCTCGCGGTCGGTCTTATCGGCTACAAAGGCAACTCACACGTCCGT comes from the Henckelia pumila isolate YLH828 chromosome 1, ASM3356847v2, whole genome shotgun sequence genome and includes:
- the LOC140874365 gene encoding uncharacterized protein, whose protein sequence is MAGRERGRGRGNVADMTVDQLSQFITQTVQAAMNQNPPPPPPPPVGQPNPMDAVWEEIRRLGRQVGGRPGPIQRESPFARAILDEELLANFKQPTLGEYDGSSDPKEHLGRFENAALLHRYSDAIKCRVFLTTLVSMRALSLFNLKQSEVEPLREYIQHFNIAALEVPAATADTVVNSFTQGMRGGEFFKSLVKKPPLTYDELLNRAEKYVNLEDAQRQRRQEGTSESKPSNKLGTKAEGKTEGGRKRVVEELNRVKGPYPYVPLSVSLEKAMQVCEDRLALVRPRNAEKGPRLPPSNKFCDFHQEYGHVTNDCQRLGEEVQRIMYDDP
- the LOC140880736 gene encoding CASP-like protein 1E2, whose amino-acid sequence is MESQYKNSNNGGIESGGANTTYGRGSEVAVANKKSFRGWDFVLRVLALALCLAAAVVLGVNKQNTTVPVSLVPTLPPVNVPVTAKFHYLSAFTYLVVANAIACAYAAVSLLLALANKGGKKGISLVIMILDLAMVALLFSAIGASLAVGLIGYKGNSHVRWAKVCNVFGRFCNQVAASIGLTGAAAGIFFLLVILIVFNLHKRC